GGCTGGCACCGATCGCGGCGGCCGCAGCGGCGACGCGCGCATGCCAGGTGGACGTGTCGACCGGCGCGAGGGTGACCACACCGACCGCGCATGGCAGACCCACCATGCCGGGCACGGCCGCCACCACCCCCTTCGCGCCGGGGGTGAGCTGGCCTTCGCTCTCGAAGGTGCCGGCCCGGCCGCTGCGGGCGGCGAGCAACGCCGCGCCCAGTGCGCCGACGCCCAGCGGGGTGCGGGTGCCGGTGCGGTAGGCGATGTGGAAGGTGGTGTGCAACGGCTCGGCGACCGCGACGGCAACCGCTTCGTCGCCCTCGGCAACCGCCAGATGTGCCGTGGCGCCGAGATCCGCGGCGAGCAGATCGAGTTCGGCCCGCGCCGCGTCGCGCAGGGTCTGCTGGATGCTCCGGATGAGTC
Above is a genomic segment from Skermania piniformis containing:
- a CDS encoding helix-turn-helix domain-containing protein, which codes for MSPARGTGDTAQTLARGLDVLDAVAASTRGLTLTELGERLSVGRTVTHRLVSTLVERRLLYRGDGGRYLIGVGAARLIRSIQQTLRDAARAELDLLAADLGATAHLAVAEGDEAVAVAVAEPLHTTFHIAYRTGTRTPLGVGALGAALLAARSGRAGTFESEGQLTPGAKGVVAAVPGMVGLPCAVGVVTLAPVDTSTWHARVAAAAAAIGASLSAEQP